One region of Plasmodium berghei ANKA genome assembly, contig: PbANKA_00_2, whole genome shotgun sequence genomic DNA includes:
- a CDS encoding BIR protein: MAISKVCGEFETIWKFFPDELKDSGEYDFKNASLNAYCPNGDSENNKECKTDVDKINAGSLWLFNKFYGDSNKFSNYADGKIDVVVYFMMWLGYKLNQKTHDGINTFNDFYTRNINNNEKYTNTIDGVEGYNSYKDLIDKKKEFMDISNENMSNLYDVFKMLCNMINNAKKNDNDETYLKYANNFVNKHNELKNDSNNIQGNSYNKILSTLSNDYTSFKNTYYDSNIRSKLPSLIMEKKTQISLRPNGSQDMFSSETLPSSTEIEVSISETDVSDSEKTLSSSLTISKLIPIPFILVATIILLGISYKYSLFGFWKRLQRQYLREKLKKRRK, from the exons atgGCAATTAGTAAAGTG TGTGGAGAGTTTGAAACTATATGGAAGTTTTTTCCCGATGAATTGAAAGATTCTGGAGAAtatgattttaaaaatgcatCACTCAATGCCTATTGCCCTAATGGAGATTCAGAAAACAATAAAGAATGTAAGACTGATGTTGATAAGATTAATGCTGGGTCTTTATggttatttaataaattttatggtGATAGTAATAAATTTTCGAATTATGCAGATGGAAAAATTGATGTTGTTGTATACTTTATGATGTGGTTAGGCTATAAGTTAAATCAAAAAACACATGACGGAATCAACACATTTAACGATTTTTATActagaaatataaataataatgaaaagtATACTAATACTATAGATGGTGTTGAGGGGTATAATAGTTATAAGGATCttatagataaaaaaaaagaattcATGGATATTTctaatgaaaatatgtcTAATCTTTATGATGTATTTAAAATGTTATGCAACATGATTAATAatgctaaaaaaaatgataatgacgaaacatatttaaaatatgctaataattttgttaataaacATAATGAACTTAAGAATGattctaataatattcaagggaattcatataataaaatattgtcTACATTATCAAATGATTATacttcttttaaaaatacttATTATGATTCTAATATAAGAAGTAAACTACCAAGTCTtataatggaaaaaaaaacacaaattTCTTTAAGGCCTAATGGATCACAAGATATGTTCTCGAGTGAAACGCTACCATCAAGTACTGAAATTGAAGTATCAATTTCTGAAACTGATGTATCAGATTCTGAAAAAACACTATCGAGTTCATTGACAATAAGCAAACTAATTCCAATTCCATTTATATTGGTTGCaacaataattttattaggAATTTCATATaag